The Balneola sp. genomic sequence CTTGATCCAAGGCAGACCAACCACGATCGTCGTGTACATCTACTTCACTTTCATGTTCAATAAGCAGTTGAACAATTTCTTCAAATCCATTCGTCGAGGCCCAATACAATGCGGTAGTACCCCGGTTATCCCTATGATCAATTTCTGCGCCTTGATCAATTAATAAAGTCACAATATCAATATGACCATGCTTAGATGCTTTTAAAAGAGCTGTGCGATCGTGTTCGTCTTTAGTGTTCACGTCTACTCCATCGTTTAGGAGCCCTTTTACTGTCT encodes the following:
- a CDS encoding ankyrin repeat domain-containing protein encodes the protein MNDEIFLDAAENGDLETVKGLLNDGVDVNTKDEHDRTALLKASKHGHIDIVTLLIDQGAEIDHRDNRGTTALYWASTNGFEEIVQLLIEHESEVDVHDDRGWSALDQAVAQRHNSVASMLTAAGAH